A window of Vidua macroura isolate BioBank_ID:100142 chromosome 32, ASM2450914v1, whole genome shotgun sequence contains these coding sequences:
- the LOC128820931 gene encoding maestro heat-like repeat-containing protein family member 6 translates to MEQRSLRGPKLAWVQEEEEGPGVAPVEEIKEVVRFKTLQEDAAVDRTQEQDPARGLFRRTVEVPAMVRYIHEWLMDNQFAEQRLNKALLDLTEEQPADVVMTLLCVAPSCDRAAFTMWKSIMCSPRTAEPVQLILLDVLGSWPEHSTFTSDGGKTGVFVLAATVVMWEILQVPCVPQMVTVYFPHLLVHLLFQVFFSTLDMPEEVDTFWKGCQQQYGLATSPNRFAVRTLKSLLCQMEHEDVVLAMERKRGWDTLLCADTHHYAVGLLAREISRVSIPLCSRIARYLLQLLNTLEPRWELPALAFLVEVLECLNLSGGSANRVLQILSRHLHSKCRDRRRLALRALLKLIDNPSMSEKMGSLTESLVELLCDADGEIVSMTVTLLSFISRDKDMLIASSIALQLVEALLPLFDHDNSQVQLLSILLFQTLVSLPLQKDKKALKTHARQSLLPLFFHCHDEDGRVAQASQETLLCVAQLLKRRDLEKVVKKKRLWKFTECLLADDSSRAAEHLRQAMPYLESPEEPLREAAIRFLGMAGRQLRGKKEELQLICEALEGTANDISVAVGSLAIQTLYILQAVERAGYSILDSLHDQLHRAWRTRPRLLGLGWLRCWSCAEC, encoded by the exons ATGGAGCAGAGATCCCTGAGAGGGCCCAAGCTGGcctgggtgcaggaggaggaagaaggccCTGGAGTTGCCCCAGTAGAGGAGATCAAAGAGGTGGTGCGGTTCAAGACTCTACAGGagg atgcagccgTGGACCGCACACAAGAGCAGGACCCCGCCCGTGGCCTCTTCCGCAGAACAGTGGAG GTGCCCGCCATGGTGAGGTACATCCACGAGTGGCTCATGGACAATCAGtttgctgagcagaggctgaACAAGGCCCTGCTGGATCTCACTGAAGAACAGCCTGCTGATGTAGTAATGACACTCCTGTGTGTGGCCCCATCCTGTGACAG AGCTGCTTTCACCATGTGGAAGAGCATCATGTGCTCTCCCAGGACTGCCGAGCCAGTGCAGCTGATACTCCTCGATGTGCTGGGGAGttggccagagcacagcacgTTCACCTCTGATGGGGGCAAAACGGGTGTCTTtgtcctggct GCAACTGTGGTGATGTGGGAGATCCTCCAGGTGCCCTGTGTCCCACAGATGGTGACAGTGTATTTCCCCCACCTACTTGTGCATCTGCTCTTCCAAGTGTTCTTCAGCACTCTGGATATGCCAGAGGAGGTCGATACCTTCTGGAAGGGATGCCAGCAGCAATACGGccttgccaccagccccaaCAG GTTTGCAGTGCGGACCCTgaagtccctgctctgccaaatGGAGCACGAGGATGTGGTGCTGGCAATGGAACGCAAGCGTGGCTGGGACACGCTGCTGTGTGCTGACACCCACcactatgccgtgggtctgctggccag GGAGATATCCCGTGTCTCCATCCCCTTGTGCTCCCGGATCGCTCGctacctgctccagctgctcaacACACTGGAGCCACGCTGGGAGCTGCCCGCCCTGGCgttccttgtggag gtcctcgagTGCCTGAACTTGAGTGGAGGCAGTGCTAACAGAGTCCTGCAAATCTTGTCAAGGCACCTGCACAGCAAGTGCAGGGACAGGCGTCGCCTGGCGCTCAGGGCCCTTCTCAAGCTCATTGACAATCcctcgatg agtgaaaaaatggGGAGCCTGACTGAAAGTCTTGTGGAGCTCCTGTGCGATGCAGATGGAGAGATAGTTAGCATGACAGTCACGCTCCTCAGCTTTATCTCCCGGGACAAGGACATGCTGATAGCCAGCTCCATTGCACTGCAGCTGGTTGAGGCGCTCCTGCCACTCTTTGACCAC GACAATAGCCAGgtgcagctgctctccatcctgctCTTCCAAACATTGGTGTCTCTTCCActgcaaaaggacaaaaaggcCCTGAAGACACACGCGCGCCAGAGCCTGCTGCCACTCTTCTTCCACTGCCATGATGAGGATGGGCGCGTGGCACAG gcttctCAGGAAACGCTGCTTTGTGTGGCCCAGCTCCTGAAGAGGAGGGATCTGGAAAAAGTGGTGAAGAAGAAGAGGCTGTGGAAGTTCACCGAGTGCCTG ctggcagacgACAGCAgcagagcggccgagcacctgcgccAGGCCATGCCCTAcctggagagcccagaggagcccctgcgagaggcggccATCAGGTTCCTGG GGATGGCCGGGCGGCAGCtgagggggaagaaggaagagctcCAGCTCATCTGTGAGG CCCTTGAAGGCACGGCAAATGACATCAGCGTCGCCGTTGGAAGCCTGGCAATTCAAACGTTGTACATCCTCCAGGCAGTAGAGAGAGCTGGATATTCCATCTTGGACAGCCTGCATGATCAGCTCCACAGGGCATGGAGGACACGGCCTCGTCTCTTGGGGCTCGGCTGGCTgcgctgctggagctgtgcagagtgcTGA